GTGGCGAACTCCTGGTTGGGGTCGGTGATCTTCTCTCCTTCCAAGCGCACGGCGCCACCCTTGATCTGACGGCGCGCATCGCTGCTGCTGGCGCAGATGCCCACCGCGCTGAGCAGATAGAAGGCCTTGGCTGGGAAGTTCACCTGCGCCAGCGACGCCTCCGGCACCTCCGCCGCTGCATCCCCCGCTCCGCCCACCAGGCTGGCGGCATCGGCCTGAGCCTTGGTGGCGGCCTCCATCCCATGGCGGCTGGCGGTTACCGCTAGAGCCATCGCCTTCTGCTTCTCGCGTGGGTTCTCCGGCAACGCCGCCAGATCCAGGTCGGTGAGCAAGGTCACGTAGTCGTCGATCGCCCCGTCGCCCACCTTTTCGAGCTTGGAGTACATCGAGAGGGGATCCTCCTCCAAACCCACGGTGTTGCCGAGGCTCTTGCTCATCTTCTGCACCCCATCGAGACCCACCAGGATCGGCAAGAGCAACCCGAACTGCGTCCCCTTGCCGAAATGGCGTTGCAGATCGCGGCCCATGGCCACATTGAACTTCTGGTCGGTGCCGCCCAGCTCCACATCGGCGTTCACCGCCACCGAGTCGTAGCCCTGCAACAGCGGATAGAGAAACTCATGCAGGGCAATGGGCGTGCCGCTGCCGTAGCGCTTGGAAAAGTCGTCCTTGGCCAACATCTGGCCCACGGTGGCCGTCCCCAGCAGAGCGATCACCTGAGGCAGATCCAAACCCTCCAGCCATTCGCTGTTGCGGCGCACCTCCAAACGGCCGGGGGTCTCGAAATCCAGCAGGGCCGTGTCCTTCGGTTGCCCCTGGCCCAGCTGGGCGAGATAGGTGGCGGCATTGGCGTCCACCTGCTCAGCCGTGAGCTGCACCCGGGTGTCGCTTTTGCCGGTGGGATCACCGATGCGTGCCGTGAAATCCCCGATGATCAGCACCGCCGTATGGCCCGCATCCTGGAAGGCCCGCAGCTTGCGGAACAAGATGCTGTGGCCAAGATGAATGCTGCTGCCGGTGGGGTCGATGCCCAATTTCACCCGCAGCGGCCGGCCCTGCGTCTCCGCATGCGCCAAGCGTGCCGCCAGGGCCTGATCTGCATCAGCGGGGTCTCCCGCAGGAAAGAGATCGGCCATGCCGCGCGACAGCCAGGCCGGCAAGGACGGGGTCGGGGCCATGGACAGGCGGAGCGGTTGCGGGCTGAATCGTACGGGTCGCCTCAGCTGGGGGGCTGCTCCAGCTGACTTTTCATCCGCTCCAGCGTGCCGTGCATCTGCTCGAACATCTGTTCCGGCGTGATGCCGAATTGCCCCAGCTGGGTGCGCAGCTGCTCCACCGTGAGCTTGGCCTGGAAGTCTTCCGAGAGCTCGAAACGCTTCATGAACACGCGGTAGCGCTCCATCAGCTCCTCCATCGTGTCGATGAATTTCTTCTTGCCCTCCCGGTCGAACTTGCCGTAATCCGAGCCCAGCTGCATCAGTTGCTGGTAATCGCCGAACAGCCGCTTGGCCTCCTCCTGCACGATTTCGGAGTCGAAGAACGCCATGGCTCCATCCGTTTACTTGAGAAAGTCTGAACAATGGCCGCCGTCGCTGACAGTGCGGATCCACGCCCCTGGATTCGAGCCACCATGACAACGCCAGCGGCCTCGGTTCCCGACCGTTTCTCCCGATGGATCTCAGCTCACGGATCCCCTCTCTGCAACAGCAATCCCGCCAGGGTCACAGCCTGCTGCGGCGCAGCCAAACCGCCATCGCCACCGCCGACCCTGTGCTGCTCGCCAGCTGGACGATCTGGTTCGAAGGTCAGGGGCCTTTGGTGGCCGCCTGCACCAGCGAAGACGACTGCCTCAGCAACATTCAGAGCCACGCAGCCACCCTGCTGCTGTGCACCGATCTGCTGGAGAGCGGCAGCGGCATCAGCCTGGTGCGGCGCGCCCTTGCTGTTCAGCCCGAGCTCAAGGCCCTGATCCTGCTGCACAGGCCGATCGCCCGCACGATCCTGGACGCGATCGAGGCCGGATGCCATGGCATCTGCGCCGTTCAGAGCGCCGGCACCGGAGCGGTGGCCGCCGCCCTCACCGCGGTCGACAGCGATGGGCAATACCTCGATCCGTTGATCAGCGGTGTGCTCCACCACAGCCGGCTTCCCAGCAGCGGCCAGTCCCTGCCCCTGCAGGAACTCACGATGCGTGAGGAAGACGTGCTGCGCGGGTTGTGCCGCGGCATGAGCAATGAGGAGATCGCCAACGACCTGCTGGTGTCCATGGAGACCGTAAAAAGTCACGTGAGCAGCCTGCTGCGCAAGCTGCCGGCCAAAGACCGCACCGCGGCGGTGGTGACCGCCTTTCGTGAGGGGCTCGTGCAGGTTCCCGCCAGACCGCCCCGCTGGACCTAGGGTCCTGGCCAGGCTGCTAAGGAGACACGCGGCAATGGCCCGCCGGCACTGGCTCGATCCCCTGGCACGCAAGGTGCTGCAGGCCATCGGCGACCTGCCTGCCGATCCGGTGCGCCCACCCGCTGCCCCCACCCCTGGGGACGAAGAATCCAGCTGGTGCATTGATGTGAACCGAGCCACGGCCGCCGACTGGCGCCGACTGCCCGGCTGCAGTGAGGCCATGGTGGATCTGCTTCTGCGCCTGCAGCAGGGCGGGGTGCAGTTCAGCCAGCTGGAGGATCTGGCCCGTCTGCTCGAGTTGCCACCCGCGCTCTGCGATCGATGGCGCCCC
The sequence above is a segment of the Synechococcus sp. PROS-7-1 genome. Coding sequences within it:
- the tyrS gene encoding tyrosine--tRNA ligase translates to MAPTPSLPAWLSRGMADLFPAGDPADADQALAARLAHAETQGRPLRVKLGIDPTGSSIHLGHSILFRKLRAFQDAGHTAVLIIGDFTARIGDPTGKSDTRVQLTAEQVDANAATYLAQLGQGQPKDTALLDFETPGRLEVRRNSEWLEGLDLPQVIALLGTATVGQMLAKDDFSKRYGSGTPIALHEFLYPLLQGYDSVAVNADVELGGTDQKFNVAMGRDLQRHFGKGTQFGLLLPILVGLDGVQKMSKSLGNTVGLEEDPLSMYSKLEKVGDGAIDDYVTLLTDLDLAALPENPREKQKAMALAVTASRHGMEAATKAQADAASLVGGAGDAAAEVPEASLAQVNFPAKAFYLLSAVGICASSSDARRQIKGGAVRLEGEKITDPNQEFATAAELEGKVLQLGKKTFRRLTA
- a CDS encoding DUF1825 family protein; this translates as MAFFDSEIVQEEAKRLFGDYQQLMQLGSDYGKFDREGKKKFIDTMEELMERYRVFMKRFELSEDFQAKLTVEQLRTQLGQFGITPEQMFEQMHGTLERMKSQLEQPPS
- a CDS encoding response regulator transcription factor, with translation MDLSSRIPSLQQQSRQGHSLLRRSQTAIATADPVLLASWTIWFEGQGPLVAACTSEDDCLSNIQSHAATLLLCTDLLESGSGISLVRRALAVQPELKALILLHRPIARTILDAIEAGCHGICAVQSAGTGAVAAALTAVDSDGQYLDPLISGVLHHSRLPSSGQSLPLQELTMREEDVLRGLCRGMSNEEIANDLLVSMETVKSHVSSLLRKLPAKDRTAAVVTAFREGLVQVPARPPRWT
- a CDS encoding type II secretion system protein GspK, whose amino-acid sequence is MARRHWLDPLARKVLQAIGDLPADPVRPPAAPTPGDEESSWCIDVNRATAADWRRLPGCSEAMVDLLLRLQQGGVQFSQLEDLARLLELPPALCDRWRPYLVFRWHGDAPPLPNQTTLDLNAGSPSLLAASLGWPEERLQRLISERRRQPFQHLADLQERLCLPPDAVEALIGRVTFGAKPSGPSLPPRR